In Pseudomonadota bacterium, a genomic segment contains:
- the rplV gene encoding 50S ribosomal protein L22 has protein sequence MGKEKNPRRVAENEAMAKTRMLRTSPQKLNLVAAMIRGKKVEKALTDLTFSKKRIAVDVKKCLQSAIANAENNHNLDVDELVVAEAWVGKNLTMKRGRPRARGRFGRIIKPFSELTIKVRQIEEQA, from the coding sequence ATGGGCAAGGAAAAGAACCCCCGCCGCGTGGCCGAAAACGAAGCCATGGCGAAAACGCGCATGCTTCGCACGAGCCCGCAGAAACTGAACCTGGTGGCCGCCATGATCCGCGGCAAGAAGGTGGAAAAGGCCCTCACGGACCTGACCTTCTCGAAAAAGCGGATCGCGGTTGACGTGAAGAAGTGCCTTCAGTCGGCCATCGCCAACGCCGAGAACAACCACAACCTGGATGTCGACGAGCTCGTCGTCGCCGAGGCCTGGGTGGGCAAGAACCTGACGATGAAGCGCGGCCGTCCGCGCGCCCGGGGCCGCTTTGGCCGCATCATCAAGCCGTTCTCGGAACTCACCATCAAGGTGCGCCAGATCGAGGAGCAAGCCTAA
- the rpsC gene encoding 30S ribosomal protein S3, protein MGHKVNPVGMRLQVNRTWDSRWYADTKDYGDLLLEDLKIRDFIKEECKQAGVSRVIIERPHKKCRVTIHTARPGVIIGKKGADIETLRKKVANMTDSELHLNIVEVRKPELDAQLVAESIAQQLERRVSFRRAMKRGVQNAMRMGALGIRVNVAGRLGGAEIARTEWYREGRVPLHTLRADIDYALAEAVTPYGIIGVKVWIFKGEIMEHDPSARDRKAQELQDGPAPRGAGGRR, encoded by the coding sequence ATGGGACATAAAGTAAACCCCGTGGGGATGCGTCTACAGGTCAACCGCACCTGGGACAGCCGCTGGTACGCGGACACCAAGGATTACGGTGACCTCCTGCTCGAGGATCTCAAGATCCGCGATTTCATCAAGGAAGAGTGCAAGCAGGCGGGCGTCAGCCGCGTGATCATCGAGCGGCCGCACAAGAAGTGCCGCGTGACGATCCACACGGCGCGCCCCGGCGTGATCATCGGCAAGAAGGGCGCCGATATCGAGACGCTGCGCAAGAAGGTCGCGAACATGACCGACAGCGAGCTGCACCTCAACATCGTCGAAGTCCGGAAGCCCGAGCTCGACGCGCAGCTGGTGGCCGAGTCCATCGCGCAGCAGCTCGAGCGTCGCGTGTCCTTCCGGCGTGCCATGAAGCGCGGCGTGCAGAACGCGATGCGCATGGGTGCCCTCGGCATCCGCGTGAACGTGGCCGGCCGCCTTGGCGGTGCGGAGATCGCGCGGACGGAGTGGTATCGTGAGGGCCGCGTACCGCTTCACACCCTGCGTGCCGACATCGACTATGCGCTGGCCGAAGCCGTGACGCCCTATGGCATCATCGGCGTGAAGGTCTGGATCTTCAAAGGCGAGATCATGGAGCATGATCCGTCCGCACGGGATCGCAAGGCGCAAGAGCTTCAGGATGGTCCTGCACCGCGCGGTGCCGGCGGCCGTCGCTGA
- the rplP gene encoding 50S ribosomal protein L16, which translates to MLQPKRTKFRKAHKGRIRGEAKGGSDLNFGTYGLKALEPERITARQIEAARRAMTRHMKRQGRVWIRIFPDVPVTAKPIEVRMGKGKGSVDRWTAKVKPGRVMFEIDGVNDAVAREALRLAAMKLPIKSRVVLREDW; encoded by the coding sequence ATGCTACAGCCAAAGCGTACGAAATTCCGGAAGGCCCATAAGGGCCGCATCCGGGGCGAAGCGAAGGGCGGGTCCGACCTGAACTTCGGCACCTACGGCCTCAAGGCCCTCGAGCCGGAGCGCATCACCGCGCGCCAGATCGAGGCGGCCCGTCGTGCCATGACGCGCCACATGAAGCGTCAGGGTCGCGTCTGGATCCGCATCTTCCCGGATGTGCCGGTGACGGCCAAGCCGATCGAAGTGCGGATGGGTAAGGGTAAAGGCTCCGTGGACCGCTGGACCGCGAAGGTGAAGCCCGGCCGCGTGATGTTCGAGATCGACGGCGTGAATGATGCCGTCGCGCGCGAGGCCCTGCGCCTGGCGGCGATGAAGCTGCCGATCAAGAGCCGCGTGGTGCTCCGCGAGGACTGGTAA
- a CDS encoding OsmC family protein translates to MSDYHVGERGEDLPEPTQFEAKPFKKAKPPEPLEFEVVLTAESAGRQKKTGSVQVNIPGFSAVRLYCDEQTPVGDDTAPPPLAFMCAGIGFCLMTHLTDIYTARGIEIKAMKLEQKVGFKTNLSNMRQLGHTTEGSMEGIETHVLIESDEPEERIRDLMEEAENACMAHFALRNPIPWRSRLIHNGAEVMAHEGLQKS, encoded by the coding sequence ATGAGCGACTATCACGTCGGAGAGCGCGGCGAGGATTTGCCCGAGCCCACGCAATTTGAGGCCAAACCGTTTAAAAAGGCCAAACCGCCTGAACCGCTCGAATTCGAGGTCGTGCTGACGGCGGAATCCGCCGGGCGGCAGAAGAAGACGGGCTCGGTGCAGGTGAATATCCCCGGCTTCTCCGCGGTGCGCCTCTACTGCGATGAGCAGACGCCGGTGGGCGATGATACCGCGCCGCCGCCGCTCGCTTTCATGTGCGCGGGCATCGGCTTTTGCCTGATGACCCATCTGACGGATATCTACACGGCGCGCGGCATCGAGATTAAGGCGATGAAACTGGAGCAAAAGGTGGGCTTCAAGACGAACCTCTCGAACATGCGCCAGCTCGGGCATACGACCGAGGGGTCGATGGAGGGGATCGAGACCCATGTCCTGATCGAAAGCGACGAGCCGGAGGAGCGCATCCGCGACCTGATGGAGGAGGCGGAGAATGCCTGCATGGCTCATTTCGCGCTGCGCAACCCGATTCCGTGGCGCTCGCGCCTCATCCACAACGGTGCCGAGGTGATGGCCCATGAGGGCTTGCAAAAATCTTGA
- a CDS encoding TIGR02466 family protein — translation MAISDLFTTRLYKARLNDHGPGVSAEELEASCLAIAEDDAAGQAWCEENDFPGYTSYASLTDLAWRFPIFADVVASLDAHVAEFADALAFDLGEKKLLLEDIWINILPEGGIHTAHLHPHSVISGTTYVAMPEGTSALKLEDPRLAMMMAAPPRRADAPEALRQFVYAKPAMGDVLLWESWLRHEVPMNMAEEDRISVSFNYRWG, via the coding sequence ATGGCCATCTCAGACCTCTTCACCACCCGCCTCTACAAAGCCCGGCTGAACGATCATGGGCCGGGCGTTTCGGCGGAAGAGCTCGAGGCCTCGTGCCTCGCCATCGCCGAGGATGACGCGGCGGGCCAGGCGTGGTGCGAGGAGAATGACTTTCCAGGATACACCTCCTACGCCTCGCTCACAGATCTCGCCTGGCGGTTCCCGATCTTTGCGGACGTCGTGGCGTCGCTCGATGCCCATGTGGCTGAATTCGCTGACGCATTGGCGTTTGATCTAGGCGAGAAGAAGCTCCTGCTCGAGGATATCTGGATTAACATCCTGCCCGAGGGCGGGATCCACACGGCGCATCTGCATCCACATTCGGTGATCTCGGGGACGACCTATGTCGCCATGCCGGAGGGCACCTCGGCGCTCAAGCTCGAGGACCCGCGGCTCGCCATGATGATGGCCGCCCCGCCCCGCCGCGCGGACGCGCCCGAGGCCCTGCGCCAGTTCGTCTACGCCAAGCCCGCCATGGGCGACGTCCTCCTCTGGGAAAGCTGGCTGCGCCACGAGGTCCCGATGAACATGGCCGAAGAAGACCGCATCTCCGTCAGCTTCAATTATCGGTGGGGCTGA
- the rpmC gene encoding 50S ribosomal protein L29 — MNASELREKTPDQLREELTSLKKEAFNLRFQQATGQLENTARMRQVKRDAARVKTILNEKAAGAADNA, encoded by the coding sequence ATGAACGCCAGTGAACTGCGGGAAAAAACGCCCGACCAGCTCCGCGAGGAGCTCACCAGCCTCAAGAAGGAAGCCTTCAACCTGCGCTTTCAGCAGGCCACCGGCCAGCTGGAGAACACCGCCCGCATGCGGCAGGTGAAGCGTGATGCCGCGCGCGTGAAGACGATCCTCAACGAGAAAGCAGCGGGAGCAGCCGACAATGCCTAA
- the rpsQ gene encoding 30S ribosomal protein S17, translating to MPKRILTGTVTGDKNDQTISVSVERRFKHPLLQKTVRKSKTYRAHDEKNEYKIGDSVRIIECPPKSKTKRWEVYSGSDA from the coding sequence ATGCCTAAGCGTATCCTGACCGGCACTGTGACCGGCGACAAGAACGACCAGACGATCTCTGTCAGCGTCGAGCGCCGCTTCAAGCACCCGCTCCTGCAAAAGACCGTGCGGAAGTCCAAGACCTACCGCGCCCATGACGAGAAGAACGAGTACAAGATCGGCGACAGCGTGCGCATCATCGAATGCCCGCCCAAGTCGAAGACGAAGCGCTGGGAAGTGTATTCGGGCTCAGACGCGTGA
- a CDS encoding LysE family translocator — protein MIDTNVLLTYSLIVLGFVFIPGPATLLTVARATTSGTKVGIATGAGITAGDFLHTIMAVVGISAIIAASATLFTIVKYLGAAYLVYLGLKAIFEKTSVDLGQGRVPITAPQAFRQAILAEVLNPKTALFFLAFLPQFVAPESGFVVMQLSILGIIFALIGFFSTIVYSVAAGGLGNFLRRNPTVLKWQGKVVGTIYCALGVRLALQER, from the coding sequence ATGATCGACACTAACGTATTGCTGACTTACTCGTTGATCGTTCTTGGCTTCGTTTTCATCCCCGGCCCCGCAACGCTGTTGACAGTGGCACGCGCCACGACGTCGGGGACCAAAGTGGGCATCGCGACTGGCGCTGGCATTACGGCTGGTGACTTCCTTCACACGATCATGGCCGTTGTCGGCATCTCTGCGATCATAGCGGCCTCCGCTACACTCTTCACCATCGTGAAGTACCTTGGCGCAGCCTATCTGGTATACCTTGGCTTGAAGGCCATCTTCGAGAAAACATCGGTCGATCTAGGCCAGGGGCGCGTTCCAATTACTGCCCCGCAGGCTTTCAGGCAGGCGATCTTGGCTGAGGTCCTGAACCCGAAAACAGCGCTATTCTTCCTCGCCTTTCTTCCGCAATTCGTTGCCCCGGAAAGTGGCTTCGTGGTCATGCAACTCAGCATCCTGGGTATCATCTTCGCATTGATTGGGTTTTTCAGCACAATCGTTTATTCAGTCGCAGCTGGCGGACTTGGAAATTTCTTGCGCCGCAACCCAACTGTCCTCAAATGGCAAGGGAAAGTCGTCGGCACCATTTACTGTGCCCTCGGTGTCCGTCTCGCTCTACAAGAGCGTTAA
- the rplN gene encoding 50S ribosomal protein L14, whose translation MIQMQTNLDVADNSGARRVQCIKVLGGSKRKYASVGDIIVVSVKEAIPRGRVKKGDVRKAVVVRTAKEVRREDGTAIRFDRNAAVILNNSGEPIGTRIFGPVVRELRAKNFMKIISLAPEVL comes from the coding sequence ATGATTCAGATGCAGACGAATCTGGATGTTGCTGACAATTCCGGCGCGCGCCGGGTGCAGTGCATCAAGGTTCTTGGCGGCTCGAAGCGTAAATACGCCTCGGTCGGCGACATCATCGTCGTCTCCGTCAAGGAAGCCATTCCGCGTGGCCGTGTGAAGAAGGGGGATGTCCGCAAGGCCGTCGTCGTTCGCACCGCCAAGGAAGTGCGCCGTGAAGACGGGACCGCGATCCGCTTTGACCGCAACGCCGCCGTGATCCTCAACAACTCGGGCGAGCCCATCGGCACCCGTATCTTTGGGCCGGTCGTGCGCGAGCTGCGCGCCAAGAACTTCATGAAGATCATTTCGCTCGCCCCGGAGGTGCTCTGA
- the rplX gene encoding 50S ribosomal protein L24 yields the protein MAAKLKKGDKVVVLAGKDKGKEGEISSVDPKAGKAVVDGINMAIRHTRQSQQSQGGRIPKAMPIDLSNLALLDSKGKATRVGFRMEDGKKVRFAKTTGETV from the coding sequence ATGGCAGCCAAACTGAAGAAGGGCGACAAGGTCGTCGTGCTCGCAGGCAAGGACAAGGGCAAGGAAGGGGAGATCTCTTCCGTGGACCCGAAGGCCGGCAAGGCCGTCGTTGACGGCATCAACATGGCCATCCGTCACACGCGCCAGAGCCAGCAGAGCCAGGGCGGCCGCATCCCCAAGGCGATGCCGATCGACCTGAGCAATCTCGCGCTGCTTGACTCCAAGGGCAAGGCCACCCGCGTGGGCTTCCGCATGGAAGACGGCAAGAAGGTGCGTTTCGCCAAGACCACGGGGGAGACTGTCTGA
- the rplE gene encoding 50S ribosomal protein L5 — MLDTANYTPRLKELYKGTIKAAMKEEFGYSNDMMIPRLDKIVLNMGVGDAVKDTKKVKAAQEDLTAIAGQKAVITKAKNSIAGFRVREDMPLGVKVTLRGDRMYEFLDRLITIAMPRIRDFRGVKPTSFDGRGNYAFGIKEHIVFPEIEFDKVVDMLGMDVIITTTAQTDDEARALLAKLNMPFTKQGN; from the coding sequence ATGCTGGACACCGCAAACTACACCCCGCGCCTGAAAGAGCTCTACAAGGGCACGATCAAGGCGGCGATGAAGGAAGAGTTCGGCTACTCGAACGACATGATGATCCCGCGTCTGGACAAGATCGTCCTGAACATGGGCGTGGGCGATGCCGTGAAGGACACCAAGAAGGTGAAGGCCGCGCAGGAAGACCTGACCGCGATCGCGGGCCAGAAGGCCGTGATCACGAAGGCGAAGAATTCCATCGCCGGTTTCCGTGTCCGCGAGGACATGCCGCTCGGCGTGAAGGTCACGCTCCGCGGTGACCGGATGTACGAATTCCTCGACCGCCTGATCACCATCGCCATGCCGCGCATCCGCGACTTCCGCGGTGTGAAGCCCACGTCGTTTGACGGGCGCGGCAATTACGCCTTTGGCATCAAGGAACACATCGTCTTCCCCGAGATCGAGTTCGACAAGGTCGTCGACATGCTCGGCATGGACGTCATCATCACGACGACGGCCCAGACGGACGACGAGGCGCGCGCGCTGCTCGCCAAGTTAAACATGCCCTTCACCAAGCAAGGAAACTGA
- the rpsN gene encoding 30S ribosomal protein S14, translating to MAKKSMIAREAKRERLVKKYAAKRAELKEIARDESRPMEERFKAQLKLAKLPRNSSATRLHNRCQLTGRPHAYYRKLKISRIALRDLGSAGQIPGMVKSSW from the coding sequence ATGGCCAAGAAATCCATGATCGCCCGTGAAGCAAAGCGCGAACGCCTGGTGAAGAAATACGCCGCCAAGCGCGCCGAGCTCAAAGAGATCGCCCGCGACGAAAGCCGCCCGATGGAAGAGCGCTTCAAGGCGCAGCTGAAGCTCGCGAAGCTGCCGCGCAATTCCTCGGCCACGCGCCTGCACAACCGCTGCCAGCTCACTGGCCGTCCGCACGCGTATTACCGCAAACTGAAGATCAGCCGGATCGCGCTCAGGGACCTCGGGTCCGCGGGCCAGATCCCCGGCATGGTCAAATCGAGCTGGTAA
- the rpsH gene encoding 30S ribosomal protein S8 codes for MNDPIGDMLTRIRNAQLRRKSTVMTPASKARARVLEVLADEGYIRGFEATTGEDGHPAIEISLKYYEGEPVIRELKRVSKPGRRVYLNKNDIPQVRQGLGVAIVTTSKGVMTDASARSHGVGGEVLCTVF; via the coding sequence ATGAACGATCCTATCGGCGATATGCTCACCCGGATCCGCAACGCCCAGCTGCGTCGCAAATCCACCGTGATGACCCCGGCCTCGAAGGCGCGTGCGCGCGTTCTCGAAGTGTTGGCCGATGAAGGCTACATCCGCGGGTTCGAAGCCACGACCGGCGAAGACGGCCACCCGGCCATCGAGATCTCCCTCAAGTACTACGAGGGCGAGCCCGTGATCCGCGAGCTCAAGCGGGTCTCCAAGCCCGGCCGTCGCGTGTATCTCAACAAGAACGACATCCCGCAGGTCCGCCAGGGCCTCGGCGTGGCCATCGTGACCACGTCGAAGGGTGTCATGACCGATGCAAGCGCGCGCTCCCACGGTGTGGGCGGCGAAGTGCTCTGCACCGTCTTCTAA
- the rplF gene encoding 50S ribosomal protein L6 gives MSRIGKQPVELPSGVEATVSGQMIEVKGPKGTRSFKATDDVTLAVADGKVTVEPRGKSKRARQQWGMSRTMVQNCVTGVTEGFKKELEIQGVGYRAQMQGNTLKLSLGLSHEVNFDVPQGVTVTAPKQTEIVIEGADEQQVGQVAANIREWRKPEPYKGKGIRYKGEFIFRKEGKKK, from the coding sequence ATGTCTCGTATTGGGAAACAACCGGTCGAGCTGCCCTCCGGCGTGGAGGCGACGGTTTCCGGCCAGATGATCGAGGTGAAGGGGCCGAAGGGCACCCGGAGCTTCAAGGCCACAGACGATGTCACCCTTGCTGTCGCTGACGGCAAGGTGACGGTGGAGCCGCGCGGCAAATCCAAGCGTGCGCGCCAGCAGTGGGGCATGTCCCGCACTATGGTGCAGAACTGCGTGACGGGTGTCACCGAGGGCTTCAAGAAAGAGCTCGAGATCCAGGGCGTGGGTTACCGCGCCCAGATGCAGGGCAATACACTCAAGCTGTCGCTCGGCCTCAGCCACGAGGTGAATTTCGATGTGCCGCAGGGCGTGACCGTCACGGCCCCGAAGCAAACCGAGATCGTCATCGAGGGCGCCGACGAGCAGCAGGTGGGCCAAGTGGCCGCAAACATCCGCGAGTGGCGCAAGCCGGAGCCCTACAAGGGCAAAGGTATCCGCTACAAGGGCGAGTTCATCTTCCGCAAGGAAGGAAAGAAGAAGTAA
- the rplR gene encoding 50S ribosomal protein L18: protein MANSKLQLFQKRRLRNRNKLRKLANGKPRLSVHRSSKNISVQVIDDLAGKTVASASTLERDLGVVGKNNMDAASKVGAAIAERAKKAGVEEVIFDRGGFLFHGKIKSLADAAREGGLKF from the coding sequence ATGGCTAATTCCAAACTCCAACTTTTTCAGAAACGTCGCCTGCGCAACCGCAACAAGCTGCGCAAGCTGGCCAACGGCAAGCCGCGGCTGAGCGTGCACCGTTCGTCCAAGAACATCTCCGTGCAGGTGATCGACGATTTGGCGGGCAAGACGGTGGCCTCGGCCTCCACGCTCGAGAGGGATCTCGGCGTCGTGGGCAAGAACAACATGGACGCGGCCTCTAAAGTGGGCGCGGCGATCGCGGAGCGCGCCAAGAAGGCGGGCGTCGAAGAGGTCATCTTCGACCGCGGCGGCTTCCTCTTCCATGGCAAGATCAAGTCGCTGGCCGATGCCGCACGCGAAGGCGGTCTGAAGTTCTGA
- the rpsE gene encoding 30S ribosomal protein S5, producing the protein MAERENRGRGRNRDDETPEFADRLVAINRVSKTVKGGKRFGFAALVVVGDQKGRVGFGKGKAKEVPEAIRKATEQAKRQMVRVPLKEGRTLHHDIEGRHGAGKVVMRTAPQGTGIIAGGPMRAVFEMLGVQDVVAKSIGSQNPYNMIRATMNGLGREASPRMVAQRRGKKVADILPARDEAPQESSQVAEEA; encoded by the coding sequence ATGGCAGAGCGTGAGAACCGGGGTCGTGGTCGCAACCGCGATGATGAGACCCCAGAATTTGCTGATCGTCTCGTCGCGATCAACCGCGTGTCGAAGACCGTGAAGGGCGGTAAGCGCTTCGGCTTTGCCGCGCTCGTCGTCGTCGGCGACCAGAAGGGCCGCGTGGGCTTCGGCAAGGGCAAGGCCAAGGAGGTTCCCGAGGCGATCCGCAAGGCCACCGAGCAGGCCAAGCGCCAGATGGTGCGCGTGCCGCTCAAGGAGGGCCGGACGTTGCACCACGACATCGAGGGCCGTCACGGCGCGGGCAAGGTCGTCATGCGCACCGCCCCGCAGGGTACCGGGATCATCGCCGGTGGTCCGATGCGTGCCGTCTTCGAGATGCTGGGCGTACAGGACGTGGTGGCCAAGTCCATCGGCTCCCAGAACCCCTACAACATGATCCGCGCCACGATGAACGGGCTCGGCCGCGAGGCATCGCCCCGCATGGTCGCCCAGCGTCGCGGCAAGAAAGTGGCTGACATCCTGCCCGCCCGTGACGAGGCGCCGCAAGAGTCCAGCCAGGTCGCCGAGGAGGCATAA
- the rpmD gene encoding 50S ribosomal protein L30 has protein sequence MAKTIVVKQIGSPIRRPEKQRQTLIGLGLNKMHKTRELEDTPAVRGMVNKIPHLVEIIEEKG, from the coding sequence ATGGCCAAGACAATCGTCGTCAAGCAGATCGGCTCCCCGATCCGCCGCCCCGAGAAGCAGCGCCAGACGCTCATCGGGCTCGGCCTCAACAAGATGCACAAGACCCGCGAGCTCGAGGACACCCCTGCCGTACGCGGCATGGTCAACAAGATCCCGCATCTCGTGGAGATCATCGAGGAGAAGGGCTGA
- a CDS encoding VWA domain-containing protein, whose protein sequence is MRLAALLTMIATAAQPACTTDAMLVFDGSTSMAEADFNTGAPPRIEEARRAIARAMPEIELFRRVGLMVYGPLGYARAAGTTGACAGVDLRFGPVENAAVPIIAEINALRPAGLTPLTKATRLAAEALDYEAQPAVVVLLTDGNETCGGRPCAASERLAARAHDLTIHVIGFRFSAHDAYFRWNNPEQAFGADNVASCLAEATGGLFVTTETVDELTAALQATLGCALVGRLSATAR, encoded by the coding sequence ATGCGTCTCGCCGCCCTTCTCACCATGATCGCCACCGCCGCGCAGCCAGCCTGCACCACGGACGCCATGCTCGTCTTCGATGGCTCCACCTCCATGGCCGAGGCGGACTTCAACACCGGCGCGCCACCGCGCATCGAGGAGGCGCGCCGTGCCATCGCGCGGGCCATGCCCGAGATCGAGCTTTTTCGCCGGGTCGGCCTCATGGTCTACGGTCCGCTGGGCTATGCGCGGGCCGCCGGCACCACCGGGGCCTGCGCCGGGGTGGACCTGCGCTTCGGCCCCGTCGAGAACGCCGCCGTTCCGATCATCGCCGAGATCAACGCCCTGCGCCCGGCAGGCCTCACGCCGCTCACCAAGGCCACGCGCCTCGCCGCCGAAGCGCTCGACTACGAGGCCCAGCCCGCCGTCGTCGTCCTCCTCACCGACGGCAACGAGACCTGCGGCGGCCGGCCCTGCGCGGCCTCCGAGCGGCTCGCCGCCCGCGCGCATGATCTCACCATCCACGTCATCGGCTTCCGCTTCTCGGCCCATGACGCCTATTTCCGCTGGAACAACCCCGAGCAGGCCTTCGGGGCCGACAACGTCGCCTCCTGCCTCGCGGAAGCCACCGGCGGGCTCTTCGTCACGACCGAGACGGTGGATGAGCTCACCGCTGCGCTCCAGGCCACGCTGGGCTGCGCCCTCGTGGGGCGATTGAGCGCCACGGCCAGGTAG
- the rplO gene encoding 50S ribosomal protein L15 — MKLHELRDNPGATKSRKRVGRGPGSGTGKTAGRGIKGQKSRSGVAINGYEGGQMPLYQRLPKRGFNKPNRKKFAVVNLGIIQKFIDAKKLSGDITEDTLLEAGVVRRKLDGVRVLAKGDFSAKAKITVTGASASAVKAVEAAGGSLTVTGAKAAAE, encoded by the coding sequence ATGAAACTGCATGAACTGCGGGACAATCCCGGCGCAACGAAATCCCGCAAGCGCGTGGGCCGCGGCCCGGGCTCGGGCACCGGCAAAACCGCCGGGCGCGGCATCAAGGGTCAGAAATCCCGCTCGGGCGTGGCCATCAACGGCTACGAGGGCGGCCAGATGCCGCTCTACCAGCGCCTGCCGAAGCGCGGCTTCAACAAGCCCAACCGCAAGAAGTTCGCCGTGGTGAACCTGGGCATCATCCAGAAGTTCATCGACGCCAAAAAGCTCAGCGGCGACATCACCGAGGATACGCTCCTCGAAGCCGGCGTCGTGCGCCGCAAGCTCGACGGTGTCCGCGTGCTCGCGAAGGGCGATTTCTCCGCCAAGGCGAAGATCACGGTGACCGGTGCCTCCGCCTCCGCCGTCAAGGCCGTGGAGGCTGCAGGCGGCTCGCTCACCGTCACAGGTGCGAAAGCGGCTGCGGAATAA
- the secY gene encoding preprotein translocase subunit SecY — translation MASQLEQMASNTSWAALGKATELRQRIFFAIMLLVVYRVGTYIPVPGIDAQELQRFMEQAAGGIGGLLSAFTGGALSRMGLFALGIMPYISASIIVQLLAAMWEPLKQLKKEGEQGRKKINQYTRYGTVLLATFQAYGLAVSLEAGGLASDPGLFFRAACVISLVGGTMFLMWLGEQITARGIGNGISLIIFVGIIAEIPAQLAGFFAQGRTGAISPAVIIGVLAMVAVVLTFVVFMERALRKINIQYPRRQQGMKVYEGGTSHLPIKVNPAGVIPAIFASALLLLPTTISTFSGGQSGPVMSTILAYFGPGQPLYLLFFGGMIIFFTYFYTKEVSFKVDDVAENLKNQNGFIPGIRPGARTAEYLDYVVTRVLVLGSGYLALVALLPEVIRTQLNIPFVFGGTAVLIVVSVGMDTIQQIQSHLLAHQYEGLLEKSQLRRKSGRKNRGPQRR, via the coding sequence ATGGCTTCGCAACTCGAACAGATGGCCTCGAACACGTCCTGGGCGGCGCTCGGGAAGGCCACAGAGCTTCGACAGCGCATCTTCTTCGCGATCATGCTGCTCGTCGTCTACCGCGTGGGCACCTACATCCCGGTGCCGGGTATCGACGCGCAGGAGCTGCAGCGCTTCATGGAGCAGGCCGCCGGCGGCATCGGCGGGCTGCTCAGCGCCTTCACGGGCGGCGCTCTCTCGCGCATGGGTCTCTTCGCGCTGGGCATCATGCCCTACATCTCCGCCTCCATCATCGTGCAGCTTCTGGCCGCCATGTGGGAGCCCCTCAAGCAGCTTAAGAAAGAGGGCGAGCAGGGGCGCAAGAAGATCAATCAGTACACGCGCTACGGCACGGTCCTTTTGGCCACGTTCCAGGCCTACGGTCTGGCCGTCAGCCTCGAGGCGGGCGGGCTTGCCTCCGATCCCGGCCTCTTTTTCCGCGCCGCTTGCGTGATCTCCCTCGTGGGGGGCACGATGTTTCTGATGTGGCTGGGTGAACAGATCACTGCCCGCGGCATCGGCAACGGCATCTCGCTCATCATCTTCGTGGGAATCATCGCCGAGATCCCGGCGCAGCTCGCCGGCTTCTTCGCGCAGGGCCGCACGGGTGCGATCTCCCCGGCCGTCATCATCGGCGTTCTCGCCATGGTGGCCGTCGTGCTGACCTTCGTCGTGTTCATGGAGCGCGCGCTGCGCAAGATCAATATCCAGTACCCGCGCCGTCAGCAGGGCATGAAGGTCTACGAGGGCGGGACGTCCCACCTCCCGATCAAGGTGAACCCGGCAGGCGTGATCCCGGCGATCTTCGCCTCTGCGCTGCTTCTTCTGCCTACCACGATCTCGACCTTCTCGGGCGGCCAGTCCGGCCCGGTCATGTCCACGATCCTGGCTTATTTCGGCCCTGGGCAGCCGCTCTACCTGCTGTTCTTCGGGGGCATGATCATCTTCTTCACGTACTTCTACACCAAGGAAGTGTCGTTCAAGGTCGATGACGTGGCCGAAAACCTCAAGAACCAGAACGGTTTCATCCCTGGCATTCGGCCCGGCGCGCGCACGGCGGAGTATCTCGACTACGTGGTCACCCGTGTCCTCGTGCTGGGCTCCGGCTACCTCGCCCTCGTGGCGCTCCTGCCCGAGGTGATCCGAACGCAGCTCAACATCCCGTTCGTCTTCGGCGGCACCGCGGTGCTCATCGTCGTCTCCGTGGGGATGGACACGATCCAGCAGATCCAATCGCATCTCCTGGCCCATCAATACGAGGGCCTCCTGGAGAAATCTCAGCTCCGCCGGAAGAGCGGACGCAAGAACAGGGGACCCCAACGTCGATGA